Genomic segment of bacterium:
GCGAAGAACCTTCGATGCTGACGATCAATATGAAAGAGCTGTTGAACCTGCTTCATGCTTTTGGAAGAAATGTGATTGTTAATCTCGGCGTTGATACATCAAAGAAAAAAATCAAAGCATTTATCTACGACATTCAGCACGATCCTATCTCAGGCGACATTATTCATGTCGATCTGAAGCATATTAACCTCAAAGAAAAGATACGTATCTCCGTTCCCGTTCAACTGACCGGTGTTCCCGAGGGAGTGAAGAACGAAGGCGGTATCCTCGAGCACAGCCTGCACACTCTTGAGATTCTGTGCCTGCCTGTGAATATTCCGGAGCGTATCACCATCGATGTTTCCGGTCTGCATCTCGGTGATGCAGTTCATATCGGTGATATTGCGACAACAGATTTTGAATTTATATCCGAAAAAACCAGCACTGTTGTTCATGTAATTGCACCGAAAATCGCGAAGGTTGTGGAAGAAGCACCGGCTGAAGAAGGTGAATTGCCCGCCGAGCCTGAGGTTATCGGCGAGGAGGAATAAGTTTGTGCTCACTGTCGTGGGACTCGGTAATCCGGGTAACGCCTATGCGAAAACACGGCATAATGCCGGTTTTATGCTTCTGGACAGCATCGTTGACGGGCGTTTCGACAACAGTATGAAGTTTCCTATTACCGGCCTTGATTTCTCGCGGCGTTTTATGGGGGCAAAACCCCGTTTTAAAAAGTCGAACGGTCCCTTTTTAAGTATAGAAACAGAGATCGATGCCATCCGGTGCTGTTTTGTAAAACCGATAACATTTAT
This window contains:
- a CDS encoding 50S ribosomal protein L25, translating into MPEASLVAHKREQKGKQAAKQLRREGLIPGILYGPGEEPSMLTINMKELLNLLHAFGRNVIVNLGVDTSKKKIKAFIYDIQHDPISGDIIHVDLKHINLKEKIRISVPVQLTGVPEGVKNEGGILEHSLHTLEILCLPVNIPERITIDVSGLHLGDAVHIGDIATTDFEFISEKTSTVVHVIAPKIAKVVEEAPAEEGELPAEPEVIGEEE